The Mauremys reevesii isolate NIE-2019 linkage group 1, ASM1616193v1, whole genome shotgun sequence genome has a segment encoding these proteins:
- the LOC120396127 gene encoding mitochondrial uncoupling protein 2 — protein sequence MVGFKPTDVPPTATVKFLGAGTAACFADLITFPLDTAKVRLQIQGETKSAANTTAARYKGVFGTIATMVKTEGPTSLYNGLVAGLQRQMSFASVRIGLYDSVKQFYTRGSERAGIGSRLLAGCTTGAMAVAVAQPTDVVKVRFQAQARVEGGRRYQGTMDAYKTIAREEGLKGLWKGTSPNVARNAIVNCTELVTYDLIKDMLLKYNLMTDNLPCHFTSAFGAGFCTTLIASPVDVVKTRYMNSAPGHYGSAVSCALTMLRQEGPMAFYKGFMPSFLRLGSWNVVMFVTYEQLKRAMMAARGSWEAPF from the exons ATGGTTGGATTCAAGCCCACCGATGTCCCCCCGACAGCCACGGTGAAGTTCCTAGGGGCTGGGACGGCCGCATGCTTCGCAGATCTGATCACCTTCCCCCTGGACACGGCGAAAGTCAGACTGCAG ATCCAAGGAGAGACCAAGTCAGCAGCTAACACCACAGCTGCTCGGTACAAAGGTGTCTTTGGCACCATTGCCACCATGGTGAAGACGGAAGGTCCCACGAGCCTGTACAACGGCCTGGTGGCTGGGCTCCAGCGTCAGATGAGCTTTGCGTCGGTCCGCATCGGGCTGTACGACTCCGTGAAGCAGTTCTACACCAGGGGATCGGAGC GTGCCGGCATTGGTAGCCGACTCCTGGCTGGATGTACCACAGGAGCGATGGCTGTGGCCGTTGCCCAGCCAACGGACGTGGTGAAAGTGAGGTTCCAGGCCCAGGCCCGAGTGGAGGGTGGCAGGCGATACCAGGGGACTATGGATGCCTATAAGACCATTGCCAGGGAAGAGGGACTCAAAGGGCTGTGGAAAG GAACATCCCCCAACGTGGCCCGTAACGCGATTGTGAATTGCACGGAATTGGTGACCTATGACCTGATCAAGGACATGCTGCTCAAATACAACCTCATGACTG ataACCTCCCGTGTCACTTCACTTCTGCCTTCGGGGCCGGTTTCTGCACCACGCTCATTGCTTCCCCCGTCGATGTAGTGAAGACCAGATACATGAACTCTGCCCCCGGCCACTATGGAAGTGCCGTCAGCTGTGCTCTcaccatgctgaggcaggagggGCCCATGGCTTTCTACAAGGG GTTCATGCCCTCGTTCCTGCGGCTGGGATCCTGGAACGTGGTGATGTTTGTGACCTACGAGCAGCTGAAACGCGCCATGATGGCTGCCCGTGGTTCCTGGGAGGCCCCTTTCTGA